The genome window TATTTCATGAGCATGAGCCGCATTTATGAAACGGCAGATATCCTTACGCGATTCTTCAAAAGCTACGGTAGCCTGCTGGCTCAGATAATGAACTCCCCGGTGAATATTGCTGTTCTGAACTGAATAATAATGATCCAGTGCATCAATAACCTGCTGTGGCTTTTGAGTGGTAGCTGCATTATCAAAATATACAAGGTCGCGGCCATAGACCTGCTGGTGCAGTGCCGGAAACATGGGTCGTATGCTATCTAAATCTAATTCTAAGGACATTGTTATTTGTTAAAAATGATAAATTTTAAATTGAAAAGAATCAATTCAGACGACAGGTGCTTGCCATCATCACACTATTCCTTTTTTTGTCTTTTGTCTTTTGTCTTACGTCTTGTGTCTTACTACTAACTACTGTATTTTACTCATGTCTATCTCAAAGGTAATGGCATCGTTGTCTTTGCAGTGAAGGTTACAGGCATCGCAAATAGAGAGTTCGCCTTTCAGACGTTTTACAATCATGGAATCTATGCGTTCGCGTAAAACTTCTATCTGAATTTTATTTGCCACTTCCGCTGCAAAGGCATACAGGAGAAGCATCTTGGCATTACGGTCGCAGATACCCCGCGATTTGATATAGAACATGGCATCAGGGTCGAGTTGCCCGACGGTAGCACCGTGGCTGCATTTTACGTCATCGGCATAAATTTCCAGAAAAGGCTGGGTGTTGATAATGGCCGTATCGGTAAGTAAAATGTTACGGTTGTTCTGCATGGCAACAGTTTTCTGCGCGTCGCGGCGTACCAGCACATGCCCGCTGAATACGGCGCTTGCGTCATCATCCAGAATGCCTTTGAACAATTCAAAGCTGGAACTTCCGGGTTTAATATGATCAATATAAACCTGATTATCGGTATGCTGCTTACCATCGGTAAGATAAAGCCCGTAAACATTGGCAAGACAGCCGCTGCCATCAATAGCTACACGCGTTTCGTTGCGTATCATTCCGCCATTCAGCGTAAGTGTATTGGTGGTGATGATGCTGTTATCTTTCTGATGAAAAAAGTTATTATTGATAACGGTCGACTGGTCGTCTTTGTTCTGCAGTTTGTAGTAATCAATTTCAGAACCTTCGTCACAGAATACTTCGGTAACGGCATTGATAAAACTGCGCTCATGTCTGATGGAATCGTCGCAATGCACCAGTGTGAGTTTACTGTTCTTGCCCAGAATAACCAGATTGCGCGGCTGTATGAAAACACTGTCGGGAGTATCCACCACATTTACCATCTGTAGAGGCTTCTCTACCTTCACGCCATCCGGAACATAAATAAACATGCCGTCCTGCGCAAAGGCGGTATTGAGGGCAATAAGCCCGTTGGTGTTTATATCGGCATAACGACCGTAATGCTTTTCAACCAGTTCGGGATATTGTTTGATGGCAGCAGCAAAGCTTCCGATAATAACACCGTCGGGAAGTTTTGTCAACGGGGCATCTTCGTAATAATACCAGCCGTTCAGCTGAGTATAAAGGTAGGTTCCGAAATTATGAATCTCGCAGCGGAAAATTTGCTCAACCTTCACGTTTTTATCGTGCGGGCTGAGATAGAAAGTAT of Bacteroidota bacterium contains these proteins:
- a CDS encoding aminotransferase class V-fold PLP-dependent enzyme, with translation MSLELDLDSIRPMFPALHQQVYGRDLVYFDNAATTQKPQQVIDALDHYYSVQNSNIHRGVHYLSQQATVAFEESRKDICRFINAAHAHEIIFTRGTTEAINLVASSFGKKFLKKGDEVIITGMEHHSNIVPWQMSCEEHGA
- the sufD gene encoding Fe-S cluster assembly protein SufD, giving the protein MKMEFKHVPSRENLVALFNSAKNTISTCDPAFMGGVREKGIATFEQLGFPTKQLEEWKSTSLADSLKTEYTFYLSPHDKNVKVEQIFRCEIHNFGTYLYTQLNGWYYYEDAPLTKLPDGVIIGSFAAAIKQYPELVEKHYGRYADINTNGLIALNTAFAQDGMFIYVPDGVKVEKPLQMVNVVDTPDSVFIQPRNLVILGKNSKLTLVHCDDSIRHERSFINAVTEVFCDEGSEIDYYKLQNKDDQSTVINNNFFHQKDNSIITTNTLTLNGGMIRNETRVAIDGSGCLANVYGLYLTDGKQHTDNQVYIDHIKPGSSSFELFKGILDDDASAVFSGHVLVRRDAQKTVAMQNNRNILLTDTAIINTQPFLEIYADDVKCSHGATVGQLDPDAMFYIKSRGICDRNAKMLLLYAFAAEVANKIQIEVLRERIDSMIVKRLKGELSICDACNLHCKDNDAITFEIDMSKIQ